One window from the genome of Enterobacter asburiae encodes:
- the degP gene encoding serine endoprotease DegP, with translation MKKTTLAMSALALSLGLALSPLTATAAETASSAATAQQMPSLAPMLEKVMPSVVSINVEGSTTVNTPRMPRNFQQFFGDNSPFCQDGSPFQSSPFCQGGGAGDDSQGGGQQQKFMALGSGVIIDAAKGYVVTNNHVVDNANSIKVQLSDGRKFDAKVVGKDPRSDIALIQIQDPKNLTAIKIADSDALRVGDYTVAIGNPFGLGETVTSGIVSALGRSGLNAENYENFIQTDAAINRGNSGGALVNLNGELIGINTAILAPDGGNIGIGFAIPSNMVKNLTAQMVQYGQVKRGELGILGTELNSELAKAMKVDAQRGAFVSQVMPNSSAAKAGIKAGDVITSLNGKPISSFAALRAEVGSMPIGSKVTLGLLRDGKPVNVSLELQQSSQNQVDSSTIFSGIEGAEMSNKGADKGVVVNNVKANSPAARIGLKKGDVIMGANQQPVKNIAELRKILDSKPSVLALNIQRGDTSLYLLMQ, from the coding sequence ATGAAAAAAACCACATTAGCAATGAGTGCACTGGCTCTGAGTTTAGGTTTAGCGCTGTCTCCTCTGACTGCTACTGCAGCCGAGACCGCGTCGTCGGCAGCAACCGCGCAGCAGATGCCAAGCCTGGCACCGATGCTCGAAAAAGTGATGCCATCGGTGGTGAGTATTAACGTTGAGGGCAGTACGACCGTCAATACGCCGCGTATGCCGCGTAACTTCCAGCAGTTCTTCGGCGACAACTCGCCGTTCTGCCAGGACGGTTCGCCATTCCAGAGTTCACCGTTCTGTCAGGGCGGTGGTGCAGGGGATGACAGCCAGGGCGGCGGCCAGCAGCAGAAATTCATGGCGCTTGGCTCGGGTGTGATTATTGATGCGGCGAAAGGCTATGTCGTCACCAATAACCACGTTGTCGATAACGCTAACAGCATCAAGGTTCAGCTGAGCGATGGCCGCAAGTTCGACGCCAAAGTGGTGGGTAAAGACCCGCGCTCCGACATCGCGCTGATCCAGATCCAGGATCCGAAAAACCTGACGGCGATTAAAATTGCCGACTCTGACGCGCTGCGCGTGGGCGACTACACCGTGGCGATCGGTAACCCGTTCGGTCTGGGTGAAACCGTGACATCCGGTATCGTCTCTGCGCTGGGTCGTAGCGGCCTGAATGCTGAGAACTATGAAAACTTCATCCAGACGGATGCGGCGATCAACCGCGGTAACTCCGGCGGTGCGCTGGTGAACTTGAACGGTGAGCTGATCGGTATCAACACCGCGATCCTGGCTCCGGACGGCGGCAACATCGGGATCGGCTTTGCTATCCCAAGTAACATGGTGAAAAACCTGACCGCACAGATGGTGCAGTATGGCCAGGTGAAACGCGGCGAGCTGGGTATCCTCGGGACTGAGCTGAACTCCGAACTGGCTAAGGCGATGAAAGTTGACGCCCAGCGCGGGGCATTCGTCAGCCAGGTGATGCCGAATTCCTCCGCGGCGAAAGCGGGCATTAAAGCGGGGGATGTGATCACCTCCCTGAACGGTAAGCCGATCAGCAGCTTTGCCGCCCTGCGTGCCGAAGTGGGCTCAATGCCGATTGGCAGCAAAGTGACCCTCGGCCTGCTGCGCGACGGTAAGCCGGTTAACGTGAGCCTGGAGCTGCAGCAGAGCAGCCAGAATCAGGTGGATTCCAGCACGATCTTCAGCGGTATTGAAGGTGCCGAGATGAGCAATAAAGGCGCAGACAAAGGCGTGGTGGTGAATAACGTGAAAGCGAATTCACCGGCAGCCCGTATCGGCCTGAAAAAAGGCGATGTGATCATGGGCGCTAACCAGCAGCCGGTGAAGAACATCGCTGAACTGCGCAAGATCCTCGACAGCAAGCCTTCCGTGCTGGCGCTGAATATTCAGCGTGGTGATACCTCGCTTTATCTGCTGATGCAGTAA
- the dgt gene encoding dGTPase, which translates to MAPIDFRTKINWHRRFRSPQGDKSEHEILRIFESDRGRIINSPAIRRLQQKTQVFPLERNAAVRTRLTHSMEVQQVGRYIAKEILSRLKEQRLLETYGLDELTGPFESIVEMACLMHDIGNPPFGHFGEAAINDWFKQRLYPSDAVSQPLSDDRCIVRDLRLREGEEGLNDLRRKVRQDLCHFEGNAQGIRLVHSLMRMNLTWAQVGCILKYTRPAWWMGETPASHSYLMKKPGYYLSEEAYIERLRKELSLTPNGRFPLTWIMEAADDISYCVADLEDAVEKRIFSVEELYQHLHAAWGAHEKGSLFAQVVENAWEKSRSNTLSRSTEDQFFMYLRVNTLNKLVPYAASRFIDNLPLIFSGEFNHALLEDDSSFSQLLELYKHVAMRHVFSHPDVEQLELQGYRVISGLLEIYAPLLQLSVDDFSELVEHERVRRIPIESRLYQKLSTRHRLAYVEAIGKLDRHSSQWPVMEYYYRCRLIQDYISGMTDLYAWDEYRKLMAVE; encoded by the coding sequence ATGGCACCAATCGATTTTCGCACCAAAATTAACTGGCACCGACGTTTCCGTTCGCCGCAGGGCGACAAGAGCGAACATGAGATCCTGCGTATCTTCGAAAGCGATCGCGGGAGGATCATTAACTCGCCCGCTATCCGGCGTCTGCAGCAAAAGACGCAGGTGTTCCCGCTGGAGCGTAACGCCGCGGTGCGCACCCGTTTAACCCACTCCATGGAAGTGCAGCAGGTCGGGCGCTACATTGCCAAAGAGATTTTGAGCCGCCTCAAAGAGCAGCGTTTACTGGAAACCTATGGTCTGGATGAACTGACCGGGCCGTTTGAAAGCATCGTTGAGATGGCCTGCCTGATGCATGACATCGGCAACCCGCCTTTCGGCCACTTTGGTGAGGCGGCGATCAATGACTGGTTTAAGCAGCGGCTTTATCCTTCGGATGCGGTAAGCCAGCCCCTCAGCGATGACCGCTGCATCGTACGCGATTTACGTCTGCGTGAAGGTGAAGAGGGGCTGAACGATCTGCGTCGCAAAGTGCGCCAGGATTTGTGTCACTTTGAGGGCAACGCTCAGGGGATCCGGCTGGTCCATTCCCTGATGCGCATGAACCTGACCTGGGCACAGGTCGGCTGTATTCTGAAATATACTCGCCCCGCGTGGTGGATGGGGGAGACGCCCGCGTCCCACAGTTATTTAATGAAAAAGCCGGGCTATTACCTTTCCGAAGAGGCCTATATTGAACGGCTACGTAAAGAACTTTCATTGACGCCAAACGGCCGCTTTCCATTGACCTGGATTATGGAAGCCGCCGATGATATTTCCTATTGCGTGGCCGATCTGGAAGATGCCGTTGAGAAAAGAATCTTCAGCGTCGAGGAACTTTACCAGCATCTTCATGCGGCCTGGGGTGCCCATGAAAAAGGCTCGCTGTTTGCGCAGGTTGTCGAAAATGCCTGGGAAAAATCGCGCTCAAATACATTAAGCCGCAGTACGGAAGACCAGTTTTTTATGTATTTGCGGGTCAATACATTAAATAAACTGGTGCCGTATGCGGCGTCGCGCTTTATTGATAATTTGCCGCTCATCTTCAGCGGGGAATTCAACCACGCGCTGCTGGAAGATGACAGCAGTTTCAGTCAACTCCTTGAGCTTTATAAACATGTGGCGATGCGGCATGTATTTAGCCATCCGGATGTCGAGCAGCTGGAACTGCAGGGCTATCGGGTTATCAGTGGGTTACTGGAAATTTATGCCCCGTTGCTCCAGCTGTCGGTCGACGACTTCAGCGAGCTGGTGGAACACGAGCGCGTGCGCAGAATACCTATCGAATCGCGGCTTTATCAGAAACTCTCAACCCGGCACCGTCTGGCGTATGTCGAAGCGATTGGCAAGCTGGATCGCCACTCTTCCCAATGGCCGGTGATGGAATATTATTATCGCTGCCGTCTTATCCAGGACTATATCAGCGGCATGACGGATTTGTATGCCTGGGATGAATACCGCAAGCTGATGGCGGTGGAATAA
- the mtnN gene encoding 5'-methylthioadenosine/S-adenosylhomocysteine nucleosidase → MKIGIIGAMEEEVTLLRDKIENRQTLSLGGCEIYTGQLNGVDVALLKSGIGKVAAALGATLLLERCKPDVIVNTGSAGGLAPTLKVGDIVVSDEARYHDADVTAFGYEYGQLPGCPAGFKADDKLIAAAETCIAELNLNAVRGLIVSGDAFINGSVGLAKIRHNFPQAVAVEMEATAIAHVCHNFSVPFVVVRAISDVADQQSHISFDEFLTVAAKQSTVMVERLVQNLARG, encoded by the coding sequence ATGAAAATCGGCATTATTGGTGCAATGGAAGAAGAAGTTACGCTGCTGCGTGACAAAATTGAGAACCGTCAGACGCTCTCTCTGGGGGGTTGTGAGATCTACACCGGCCAGCTGAACGGTGTTGACGTGGCTCTGCTGAAATCAGGCATCGGTAAAGTGGCTGCTGCGCTGGGTGCAACCCTGCTGCTTGAGCGCTGCAAGCCGGACGTGATCGTGAATACCGGCTCTGCGGGCGGCCTGGCGCCGACGCTGAAAGTGGGTGATATCGTTGTCTCCGACGAAGCGCGCTACCACGACGCCGACGTCACCGCGTTCGGTTACGAGTACGGTCAGCTTCCGGGTTGCCCTGCTGGCTTTAAAGCTGACGACAAGCTGATTGCGGCGGCAGAGACCTGCATCGCAGAACTCAACCTCAACGCGGTACGCGGTCTGATTGTCAGCGGTGATGCGTTCATCAATGGTTCCGTGGGTCTGGCGAAAATCCGTCATAACTTCCCTCAGGCGGTTGCCGTTGAGATGGAAGCGACCGCGATCGCTCATGTTTGCCATAACTTCAGCGTACCGTTCGTGGTGGTTCGCGCCATCTCTGACGTGGCAGACCAGCAGTCCCACATCAGCTTCGACGAGTTCCTGACCGTTGCGGCAAAACAGTCCACCGTGATGGTGGAACGCCTGGTGCAGAATCTGGCACGTGGCTAA
- the btuF gene encoding vitamin B12 ABC transporter substrate-binding protein BtuF, with product MAKHTVRALAALLLLAPLWLYAVPRVITLSPANTELAFAAGIVPVGVSSYSDYPPQAADIEQVATWQGMNLERIVALKPDLVLAWRGGNAERQVNQLTSLGIKVMWIDAVSIEQVAQALRALAPYSPTPKKAEAAAKQMLSDYAALKSQYDTPVKKRIFLQFGSQPLFTTGKGSIQNQVLEVCGGENIFAASRVPWPQVSREQVLARQPQAIVVVGNASEIPKIEQFWQKQLKIPVIPLNSDWFERASPRIILAAKQLCAALAESH from the coding sequence GTGGCTAAACATACCGTCAGGGCGCTGGCCGCCCTGCTTCTTCTCGCACCGCTGTGGCTCTATGCTGTACCGCGTGTGATTACGCTCTCTCCCGCGAATACGGAACTGGCATTTGCCGCCGGGATCGTGCCCGTTGGCGTGAGTAGCTATTCGGATTACCCACCGCAGGCCGCGGATATTGAACAAGTGGCAACCTGGCAGGGGATGAACCTTGAGCGCATCGTGGCGCTTAAACCGGATCTCGTGCTAGCCTGGCGCGGCGGTAACGCCGAGCGGCAGGTCAACCAGCTCACCTCGCTTGGCATAAAGGTCATGTGGATTGATGCCGTCAGCATTGAGCAGGTCGCTCAGGCGCTACGCGCCCTGGCACCCTATAGCCCTACCCCCAAAAAAGCCGAGGCTGCGGCGAAACAGATGCTGAGCGACTATGCCGCGCTTAAATCCCAATACGATACCCCTGTTAAAAAGCGCATCTTCCTGCAGTTTGGCAGCCAGCCGCTATTCACCACCGGCAAAGGGTCGATTCAGAACCAGGTGCTGGAAGTCTGCGGCGGTGAAAATATCTTTGCTGCCAGCCGGGTGCCCTGGCCTCAGGTCAGCCGTGAACAGGTCCTGGCGCGTCAGCCGCAGGCCATCGTCGTGGTCGGAAATGCGAGCGAAATTCCCAAAATTGAGCAATTCTGGCAAAAGCAGCTAAAAATTCCGGTAATACCCCTCAACAGCGACTGGTTTGAACGCGCCAGCCCGCGTATTATCCTCGCCGCAAAACAGCTCTGTGCCGCGCTGGCAGAGAGTCACTAA
- a CDS encoding TRIC cation channel family protein, whose protein sequence is MLVYWLDILGTAVFAISGVLLAGKLRMDPFGVLVLGVVTAVGGGTIRDMALANGPVFWVKDPTDLVVAMVTCLLTIVLVRQPRRLPKWILPVLDAVGLAVFVGIGVNKAFNAGTGPMVAICMGVLTGVGGGIIRDILAREVPMILRTEIYATACIVGGIVHATAYYTFALPLENAAMLGMVVTLVIRLAAIRWHLKLPTFALDENGR, encoded by the coding sequence ATGCTCGTTTATTGGCTGGATATTCTTGGCACAGCCGTTTTTGCTATCTCCGGCGTCCTGCTCGCCGGAAAACTACGCATGGATCCGTTTGGCGTGCTGGTGCTGGGCGTCGTGACCGCCGTCGGCGGCGGGACTATCCGCGATATGGCGCTGGCGAATGGCCCGGTGTTTTGGGTGAAAGATCCTACCGATCTGGTGGTCGCGATGGTCACCTGCCTGTTAACCATTGTACTGGTTCGCCAGCCCCGCAGATTACCTAAATGGATATTGCCGGTGCTGGATGCCGTCGGTCTGGCCGTGTTTGTCGGTATTGGCGTCAATAAGGCGTTTAATGCGGGTACCGGTCCAATGGTGGCAATCTGTATGGGTGTATTAACCGGCGTGGGCGGTGGGATCATTCGCGACATTCTGGCGCGTGAAGTGCCGATGATCCTGCGTACTGAAATTTACGCAACGGCCTGCATTGTGGGCGGGATTGTTCACGCGACCGCGTACTACACCTTTGCCCTCCCGCTGGAAAATGCCGCGATGCTGGGGATGGTCGTGACGCTGGTGATACGTTTAGCGGCGATACGCTGGCACCTGAAGCTGCCGACGTTTGCGCTGGATGAGAATGGCAGATAA
- the erpA gene encoding iron-sulfur cluster insertion protein ErpA: protein MSDDVVAVPLEFTEAAAKKVKVLIADEDNPDLKLRVYITGGGCSGFQYGFTFDDQVNDGDMTIEKQGVALVVDPMSLQYLVGGSVDYTEGLEGSRFVVTNPNATSTCGCGSSFSI, encoded by the coding sequence ATGAGTGATGACGTAGTAGCTGTACCGCTCGAATTTACCGAAGCAGCAGCCAAAAAAGTGAAAGTCCTGATTGCCGATGAAGACAATCCGGATCTGAAACTGCGTGTCTATATTACCGGTGGCGGCTGCAGCGGCTTCCAGTATGGTTTTACCTTTGACGACCAGGTTAACGATGGCGATATGACTATCGAGAAACAGGGCGTCGCGCTGGTGGTTGACCCGATGAGCCTGCAGTATCTGGTGGGTGGTTCGGTGGATTACACCGAAGGTCTGGAAGGTTCGCGCTTTGTGGTCACTAACCCGAATGCGACAAGCACCTGCGGGTGTGGTTCTTCGTTCAGTATTTAA
- the clcA gene encoding H(+)/Cl(-) exchange transporter ClcA: MKSDSPSFEEQQFTRAQHRISIRRLLNRDKTPLAILLAAAVVGTLAGLVGVAFEKAVNAVLNWRVGTVAGFADSEWLVWVWAFGLSALFAMVGYFLVRKFAPEAGGSGIPEIEGALEELRPVRWWRVIPVKFIGGMGTLGAGMVLGREGPTVQLGGNVGRMVGDLFRMRSAEARHTLLATGAAAGLSAAFNAPLAGILFIIEEMRAQFRYNLISIKAVFTGVIMSSIVFRLFNGEGAVIEVGKLTNAPVNTLWLYLILGMIFGVVGPLFNAFILRAQDMFQRIHGGNTTKWVLMGGLLGGMCGVLGFIEPNAAGGGFGLIPIAAAGNFSVGLLLFMFISRVITTVLCFSSGAPGGIFAPMLALGTLLGTAFGMAAEAGFPAYHLDAGTFAIAGMGALLAASLRAPLTGIVLVLEMTDNYQLILPMIITCLGATLLAQFLGGKPLYSTILARTLAKQEAERAATQNT; encoded by the coding sequence ATGAAATCAGATTCTCCGTCTTTTGAAGAACAACAGTTTACGCGCGCCCAGCACCGAATCAGTATTCGGCGGCTGCTCAATCGCGATAAAACGCCGCTGGCGATCCTGCTGGCCGCAGCCGTGGTGGGGACGCTCGCGGGTCTGGTTGGCGTGGCGTTTGAAAAAGCGGTTAATGCCGTACTCAACTGGCGAGTGGGCACCGTGGCCGGTTTCGCCGATAGCGAATGGCTGGTCTGGGTTTGGGCATTCGGGCTGTCTGCGCTGTTTGCCATGGTGGGGTATTTTCTGGTGCGTAAATTCGCGCCGGAGGCGGGCGGGTCGGGCATCCCGGAAATTGAAGGTGCGCTGGAGGAGCTGCGTCCGGTGCGCTGGTGGCGGGTGATTCCGGTTAAATTCATCGGCGGCATGGGGACCCTGGGCGCGGGTATGGTGCTTGGCCGGGAAGGGCCCACGGTACAGCTGGGGGGAAACGTCGGCCGCATGGTGGGCGATCTGTTTCGGATGCGAAGCGCCGAAGCGCGCCATACGCTGCTGGCAACCGGTGCGGCGGCGGGGCTTTCCGCCGCGTTTAACGCGCCGCTGGCGGGCATTTTGTTCATTATCGAAGAGATGCGCGCGCAGTTTCGCTACAACCTGATCTCGATTAAAGCGGTATTTACCGGCGTTATTATGTCGAGCATCGTCTTTCGCCTCTTTAATGGCGAGGGCGCGGTCATTGAGGTGGGTAAACTCACCAACGCGCCGGTCAACACCCTGTGGCTTTACCTGATCCTCGGTATGATTTTTGGCGTGGTGGGACCGCTGTTTAACGCCTTTATCCTGCGAGCTCAGGATATGTTCCAGCGCATTCACGGCGGCAACACCACGAAATGGGTGCTGATGGGCGGTTTGCTGGGTGGAATGTGCGGCGTACTCGGGTTTATCGAGCCGAATGCCGCAGGCGGCGGGTTCGGGCTGATTCCCATTGCGGCAGCGGGGAATTTCAGCGTGGGTCTGCTGCTGTTTATGTTTATTTCAAGAGTCATCACGACGGTGCTGTGCTTCTCCTCCGGCGCGCCCGGCGGGATTTTCGCCCCGATGCTGGCGCTGGGTACGCTGCTCGGCACCGCGTTTGGTATGGCGGCGGAAGCGGGGTTTCCCGCCTATCATCTTGACGCCGGGACCTTTGCCATCGCCGGAATGGGGGCGCTGCTGGCCGCGTCCCTGCGTGCGCCGTTGACCGGGATCGTGCTGGTGCTGGAGATGACGGACAATTACCAGCTCATTTTGCCAATGATCATTACCTGTCTCGGCGCGACACTATTAGCCCAGTTCCTGGGTGGAAAACCGCTATACTCCACCATCCTTGCGCGTACCCTGGCAAAACAAGAGGCTGAGCGGGCCGCCACGCAGAATACTTGA
- the hemL gene encoding glutamate-1-semialdehyde 2,1-aminomutase, which yields MSKSENLYSAARELIPGGVNSPVRAFTGVGGTPLFIERADGAYLYDVDGKAYIDYVGSWGPMVLGHNHPAIRNAVIEAAQRGLSFGAPTEMEVKMAELVTELVPTMDMVRMVNSGTEATMSAIRLARGFTGRDKIIKFEGCYHGHADCLLVKAGSGALTLGQPNSPGVPADFAKHTLTCTYNDLATVRAAFEQYPQEIACIIVEPVAGNMNCIPPQPEFLPGLRALCDEFGALLIIDEVMTGFRVALAGAQSYYGVEPDLTCLGKIIGGGMPVGAFGGRKDVMEALAPTGPVYQAGTLSGNPIAMAAGFACLTEVAQPGIHETLTDLTTQLANGLLEAAEEAGIPLVVNHVGGMFGIFFTDAKTVTSYQDVVKCDVERFKRFFHLMLEEGVYLAPSAFEAGFMSVAHSEEDINNTIDAARKVFAKL from the coding sequence ATGAGCAAGTCTGAAAACCTCTACAGTGCAGCCCGCGAGCTTATTCCGGGTGGCGTGAACTCACCTGTGCGCGCCTTCACCGGCGTGGGCGGTACGCCGCTGTTTATCGAACGTGCTGACGGCGCGTATCTGTATGATGTCGATGGCAAAGCCTATATCGATTATGTGGGTTCCTGGGGTCCGATGGTGCTGGGCCACAACCACCCGGCGATTCGTAACGCGGTAATCGAAGCCGCGCAGCGCGGCCTGAGCTTCGGCGCGCCAACCGAAATGGAAGTGAAAATGGCGGAGCTGGTGACCGAACTGGTGCCTACCATGGACATGGTGCGCATGGTGAACTCCGGCACCGAAGCCACCATGAGCGCCATCCGCCTGGCGCGCGGTTTTACCGGTCGCGATAAAATCATCAAATTCGAAGGCTGCTACCACGGTCACGCCGACTGCCTGCTGGTGAAAGCCGGTTCCGGCGCGCTGACGCTCGGCCAGCCAAACTCACCTGGCGTACCGGCGGATTTCGCGAAGCACACCCTGACCTGCACCTACAACGATCTTGCTACCGTTCGCGCGGCGTTCGAGCAGTATCCGCAGGAGATCGCCTGCATCATCGTTGAGCCGGTTGCGGGCAACATGAACTGCATCCCACCGCAGCCTGAGTTCCTGCCGGGCCTGCGCGCCCTGTGCGACGAGTTCGGCGCGCTGCTGATCATTGACGAAGTCATGACCGGCTTCCGCGTGGCGCTGGCGGGTGCCCAGTCTTACTACGGCGTTGAGCCGGACCTGACCTGCCTCGGCAAAATCATCGGCGGCGGCATGCCGGTCGGCGCATTCGGTGGGCGTAAGGACGTGATGGAAGCCCTGGCACCAACCGGTCCGGTTTACCAGGCGGGCACGCTCTCCGGTAACCCTATCGCCATGGCTGCGGGCTTTGCCTGCCTGACCGAAGTGGCTCAGCCTGGCATTCATGAAACCCTGACCGACCTGACCACGCAGCTGGCAAACGGTCTGCTGGAAGCCGCAGAAGAGGCCGGTATCCCTCTGGTGGTTAACCACGTGGGCGGCATGTTCGGGATTTTCTTCACCGATGCGAAAACCGTGACCAGCTATCAGGACGTGGTGAAGTGCGACGTTGAACGCTTCAAGCGCTTCTTCCACCTGATGCTGGAAGAAGGCGTGTACCTGGCACCGTCCGCGTTCGAAGCGGGCTTTATGTCCGTGGCGCACAGCGAAGAAGATATCAATAACACCATCGACGCGGCGCGTAAGGTGTTCGCGAAGCTCTAA
- the fhuB gene encoding Fe(3+)-hydroxamate ABC transporter permease FhuB yields the protein MSTRIARFPALLLSLLFLVALVLTGFNLSTALPRAQWGAALASPDIDNIQQMLFHYSLLPRLAISLLVGAGLGLVGVLFQQVLRNPLAEPTTLGVATGAQLGITVTTLWALPGALTSQFAALAGACVVGALVFGVAWGKRLSPVTLILAGLVVSLYCGAINQLLVLFHHDQLQSMFLWSTGTLTQTDWSIVQRLWPQLAGGVVLTLLLLRPLTLMGLDDGVARNLGLALSLARLAALTLAIVLSALLVNAVGIIGFIGLFAPLLAKMLGARRLLTRLMLAPLIGALILWLSDQLILWLAQVWREVSTGSVTALIGAPLLLWLLPRLRSMSAPAMDAGDKVYAERRSVLWFSLAGLAVLMIASFAALSFGRDASGWHWATGDLLNELLQWRWPRIFAALIAGVMLAVAGCIIQRLTGNPMASPEVLGISSGAAFGVVLMLFFVPGNAFGWLMPAGSIGAAATLMIILIAAGRGGFSPHRMLLAGMALSTAFTMLLMMLQASGDPRMAKILTWISGSTYNATGSQVIWSGMVMLVLLAMVPLCRRWMTILPLGGETARAVGMALTPARVALLLLAACLTAVATLTIGPLSFVGLMAPHIARMMGFRRTMPHIVMSALTGGVMLVFADWCGRMVLFPYQIPAGLLSTFIGAPYFIYLLRKQSR from the coding sequence ATGAGTACGCGTATCGCCCGCTTCCCGGCGCTGCTGCTATCCCTGCTTTTTCTGGTTGCGCTGGTATTAACCGGGTTCAACCTCTCGACGGCGTTACCCCGCGCGCAGTGGGGGGCCGCTCTGGCCTCGCCGGATATCGACAATATTCAGCAGATGCTGTTCCACTACAGCCTGCTGCCGCGTCTGGCGATCTCCCTTTTAGTCGGCGCCGGTTTAGGGCTGGTGGGCGTGCTGTTCCAGCAGGTTTTGCGTAACCCGCTGGCAGAGCCAACCACGCTCGGCGTCGCGACCGGCGCGCAGCTTGGGATCACCGTCACCACGCTGTGGGCGCTGCCGGGAGCGTTAACCTCGCAGTTTGCGGCACTCGCGGGGGCGTGCGTGGTGGGCGCGCTGGTCTTTGGCGTGGCCTGGGGCAAGCGCCTTTCTCCGGTAACGCTTATCCTGGCCGGGCTGGTGGTGAGCCTCTACTGTGGCGCGATTAACCAGCTGCTGGTGCTGTTCCACCACGATCAGCTGCAAAGCATGTTCCTGTGGAGTACCGGCACGCTCACCCAAACCGACTGGAGCATTGTGCAGCGCCTGTGGCCGCAGTTGGCTGGCGGTGTTGTGCTGACGCTGTTGCTGCTGCGTCCTCTGACGCTCATGGGGCTGGATGATGGCGTGGCGCGTAACCTGGGGCTGGCGCTGTCGCTGGCTCGGCTGGCGGCGCTCACGCTGGCGATTGTATTAAGCGCCCTGCTGGTGAACGCGGTCGGCATCATCGGGTTTATCGGCCTGTTTGCGCCCCTGCTGGCGAAAATGCTCGGGGCGCGTCGTTTACTGACGCGTCTGATGCTGGCGCCGCTGATTGGGGCGCTGATCCTCTGGCTTTCCGATCAGCTTATTCTCTGGCTGGCGCAGGTCTGGAGGGAAGTCTCCACCGGCTCTGTGACCGCGCTTATCGGGGCGCCGCTGCTGCTGTGGCTGCTCCCACGCCTGCGCAGCATGAGCGCGCCGGCGATGGACGCGGGCGATAAAGTCTACGCTGAACGTCGGTCGGTGCTGTGGTTTAGCCTTGCCGGTCTGGCGGTGCTGATGATCGCCTCGTTCGCGGCGCTCTCATTCGGACGCGATGCCTCGGGCTGGCACTGGGCAACGGGTGATTTACTCAATGAACTGCTGCAGTGGCGCTGGCCGCGTATCTTCGCTGCGCTGATCGCAGGGGTAATGCTGGCGGTGGCGGGGTGCATTATTCAGCGTCTGACCGGCAACCCGATGGCGAGCCCCGAAGTGCTTGGGATCAGCTCTGGCGCCGCCTTTGGCGTGGTGCTGATGCTGTTCTTTGTGCCGGGCAATGCGTTTGGCTGGCTGATGCCTGCCGGCAGTATCGGCGCGGCAGCTACGCTGATGATTATCCTGATTGCCGCCGGTCGCGGCGGGTTTTCTCCGCACCGCATGCTGCTGGCCGGGATGGCGCTCAGCACCGCATTTACGATGCTGCTGATGATGCTGCAGGCCAGCGGGGATCCGCGTATGGCGAAGATCCTGACCTGGATTTCCGGCTCAACGTACAACGCCACCGGCAGCCAGGTAATCTGGTCCGGGATGGTGATGCTCGTGCTGCTGGCGATGGTGCCGCTGTGCCGCCGCTGGATGACCATTCTGCCGCTCGGGGGCGAAACCGCGCGTGCGGTGGGAATGGCGCTGACGCCAGCGCGCGTGGCCTTGCTGCTGCTTGCGGCGTGCCTGACGGCTGTGGCAACCCTGACGATTGGACCGCTGAGTTTTGTCGGATTAATGGCGCCGCACATTGCCAGAATGATGGGATTCCGCCGGACGATGCCGCATATTGTCATGTCGGCCCTGACGGGCGGGGTGATGCTGGTGTTCGCGGACTGGTGCGGAAGAATGGTGCTGTTCCCGTATCAGATCCCGGCGGGTCTGCTGTCGACCTTTATCGGTGCGCCGTACTTTATTTATCTGTTGAGGAAGCAGAGCCGGTAA